Proteins co-encoded in one Pseudarthrobacter chlorophenolicus A6 genomic window:
- a CDS encoding LytR/AlgR family response regulator transcription factor, producing the protein MINVLVVDDELPAVEELAFLLGRDERIGKVLRATSGSEALRALASAQVDAVFLDIHMPAVSGLEIARAIAAGSHPPAVVFVTADEDHALAAFELAAVDYLLKPIRAERLARSVGRISELRDGGGAPEMITVDQGGTTRMIRRDDVTYVQAQGDYARLHTADASYLIRVPLADLEQQWADAGFIRTHRSYLVALKHISSMKLAADGPRVTVAGAGLPISRRHLPTVRERLQANRIRPNA; encoded by the coding sequence ATGATTAACGTCCTCGTCGTTGATGATGAGCTGCCAGCAGTGGAAGAACTCGCCTTCCTGCTGGGCCGGGACGAGCGGATCGGCAAGGTCCTGCGGGCAACCTCCGGCAGCGAAGCCCTCCGCGCCCTGGCGTCCGCGCAGGTGGACGCGGTCTTCCTGGACATCCACATGCCTGCCGTCTCCGGGCTGGAGATCGCCCGGGCCATTGCCGCCGGCAGCCATCCACCCGCGGTGGTCTTCGTGACCGCTGACGAGGACCACGCCTTGGCGGCCTTCGAACTGGCCGCCGTTGACTACCTCCTCAAACCCATCCGGGCCGAACGGCTGGCACGCTCCGTGGGCCGGATCAGCGAACTGCGCGACGGCGGCGGCGCGCCGGAGATGATCACCGTGGACCAGGGCGGCACCACCAGGATGATTCGGCGCGACGACGTCACGTACGTACAGGCGCAGGGAGACTACGCGCGGCTCCACACCGCCGACGCCAGCTACCTGATCAGGGTTCCGCTGGCCGACCTGGAACAGCAGTGGGCCGACGCCGGGTTCATCAGGACGCACCGCTCATACCTGGTGGCCCTCAAGCACATCTCCTCCATGAAGCTTGCGGCAGACGGCCCCCGGGTCACCGTGGCCGGGGCCGGGCTTCCCATCAGCCGCCGGCACCTGCCCACCGTGCGGGAGCGGCTGCAGGCAAACCGGATCAGGCCAAACGCATGA
- the rpsB gene encoding 30S ribosomal protein S2, with amino-acid sequence MPVVTMRQLLDSGVHFGHQTRRWNPKMKRFIFTERNGIYIIDLQQSLSYIDRAYEFVKATVAHGGTVLFVGTKKQAQEAIAEQATRVGQPYVNQRWLGGMLTNFQTVAKRIQRMKELEEIDFDDVAGSAYTKKELLLLKRELTKLESNLGGIRNLTKAPSVLWIVDTKKEHLAVDEAKKLNIPVVAILDTNCDPDEVDFPIPGNDDAIRSVNLLTRVVADAVAEGLIARNNRGSGTTEAPEEPLAEWERELLEGSKAEEAAAAAPAENAEAPAAPAAEAPAAAEAPAEDAK; translated from the coding sequence ATGCCCGTCGTAACCATGCGCCAGCTGCTTGACAGCGGCGTCCACTTTGGACACCAGACCCGCCGTTGGAACCCGAAGATGAAGCGCTTCATCTTCACCGAGCGCAACGGCATCTACATCATTGACCTTCAGCAGTCGCTGTCCTACATCGACCGCGCCTACGAGTTCGTGAAGGCCACCGTTGCCCACGGCGGCACCGTACTCTTCGTCGGCACCAAGAAGCAGGCCCAGGAAGCAATCGCCGAGCAGGCCACCCGCGTGGGCCAGCCCTACGTGAACCAGCGCTGGCTCGGCGGCATGCTGACCAACTTCCAGACGGTCGCCAAGCGTATCCAGCGTATGAAGGAACTCGAAGAGATCGACTTCGACGACGTCGCCGGTTCTGCTTACACCAAGAAGGAACTGCTGCTCCTCAAGCGCGAGCTCACCAAGCTCGAGTCCAACCTGGGCGGTATCCGCAACCTGACCAAGGCACCTTCCGTGCTCTGGATCGTGGACACCAAGAAGGAACACCTCGCCGTTGACGAGGCCAAGAAGCTGAACATCCCGGTTGTGGCCATCCTGGACACCAACTGCGATCCCGACGAAGTCGACTTCCCGATCCCGGGCAACGACGACGCCATCCGCTCCGTGAACCTCCTGACCCGCGTTGTTGCCGACGCCGTCGCCGAGGGCCTGATCGCCCGCAACAACCGCGGCTCGGGCACCACCGAAGCTCCCGAAGAGCCCCTGGCTGAGTGGGAGCGCGAGCTCCTCGAAGGCAGCAAGGCGGAGGAAGCCGCTGCGGCTGCTCCGGCAGAAAACGCTGAAGCCCCGGCTGCTCCGGCCGCTGAAGCCCCGGCTGCTGCCGAGGCTCCCGCCGAAGACGCCAAGTAA
- a CDS encoding DUF485 domain-containing protein → MTRVRVTAPAAAARPVTESSEAAQESDVGQVFVRSLIRSQLRLALVVAGGFLVILGAFPLLLAAVPGLSETTVAGIPFDWILLGVGIYPVIGLSAWLYTRTAARNEARYRDLAGDA, encoded by the coding sequence ATGACCAGGGTACGGGTGACGGCCCCTGCCGCGGCCGCCCGCCCCGTCACGGAATCCAGCGAAGCGGCGCAGGAATCCGATGTGGGGCAGGTGTTCGTGCGGTCCCTCATCAGGTCGCAGCTTCGCCTGGCCCTGGTGGTGGCCGGCGGGTTCCTGGTGATCCTCGGCGCTTTCCCCCTTCTGCTGGCCGCCGTGCCCGGCCTGTCCGAGACGACGGTTGCCGGCATCCCCTTCGACTGGATCCTGCTGGGCGTGGGAATCTACCCGGTGATCGGCCTCAGCGCCTGGCTGTACACCCGGACGGCTGCACGCAACGAGGCCCGCTACCGGGACCTGGCCGGTGACGCGTGA
- a CDS encoding glycosyltransferase encodes MTTPADQPLTILIAADTYPPHVNGAAQFGYRLAKGMTGRGHNVHVLACRDGKGKSYSEFRDEATVHRLRSHSVPTHETFRICLPWEIKKEISLLFDRVRPDVVHIQSHYMIGEHVLYEAVKRGIRIVATNHFMPENLNPFLPFPQWFKDIVGRISWKDMGKVMGQADVVTTPTPLAAKAMHEHAFLRKVLPLSNGIDSAAYELQPGESIEPHAHPTVLFAGRLAEEKHVDVLIKAIGKTPPELNVHLEIVGGGEVRPALEELVQRLGLGSRVKFLGLASDEDLRKAYIQADLFCMPGTAELQSLVTLEAMSASTPVVLADAMALPHLVRDGQNGYLFTPNDSDDLAKKITQILELPKDQQAAMGQASRQMVEPHSIQGTLQTFEDLYRGARYEDMVV; translated from the coding sequence GTGACCACGCCAGCCGACCAGCCACTGACCATCCTGATCGCCGCGGACACCTACCCGCCCCACGTGAACGGTGCCGCCCAGTTCGGCTACCGCCTCGCCAAGGGCATGACCGGCCGGGGCCACAACGTCCATGTCCTGGCCTGCCGCGACGGCAAAGGAAAAAGCTACTCCGAATTCCGCGACGAAGCGACGGTCCACCGGCTCCGCTCGCACAGCGTCCCCACGCACGAGACGTTCCGCATCTGCCTCCCCTGGGAGATCAAGAAGGAAATCAGCCTGCTGTTCGACCGGGTCAGGCCTGACGTGGTGCACATCCAAAGCCACTACATGATCGGCGAGCACGTCCTCTATGAGGCCGTAAAGCGCGGCATCCGGATCGTCGCAACCAACCACTTCATGCCGGAAAACCTCAACCCCTTCCTGCCGTTCCCGCAGTGGTTCAAGGACATCGTGGGACGGATCTCCTGGAAGGACATGGGCAAGGTCATGGGCCAGGCTGACGTGGTCACCACGCCCACCCCGCTGGCAGCCAAGGCAATGCATGAGCACGCGTTCCTGCGCAAGGTGCTTCCGCTTTCCAACGGCATCGACTCCGCCGCCTACGAGCTGCAGCCAGGGGAAAGCATTGAACCGCACGCCCACCCCACGGTGCTGTTCGCGGGCCGGCTGGCCGAGGAGAAGCACGTGGACGTGCTGATCAAGGCCATCGGAAAGACCCCGCCGGAACTGAACGTGCACCTGGAAATCGTTGGCGGCGGCGAGGTACGGCCGGCGCTCGAAGAACTGGTGCAGCGGCTCGGCCTGGGAAGCCGCGTGAAGTTCCTGGGCCTCGCCAGTGACGAGGACCTGCGGAAGGCCTACATCCAGGCCGACCTCTTCTGCATGCCGGGGACTGCCGAGCTCCAGTCGCTGGTGACGCTCGAGGCGATGTCCGCCTCCACCCCGGTGGTCCTGGCAGACGCCATGGCACTGCCGCACCTGGTCCGGGACGGGCAGAACGGCTACCTGTTCACTCCCAATGACAGCGACGACCTCGCCAAGAAGATCACCCAGATCCTGGAGCTTCCCAAGGATCAGCAGGCCGCCATGGGCCAGGCCAGCCGGCAAATGGTGGAACCGCACAGCATCCAGGGCACCCTGCAGACCTTCGAGGACCTGTACCGCGGCGCGCGGTATGAGGACATGGTGGTCTGA
- a CDS encoding acyl-CoA dehydrogenase family protein encodes MSTPAADPRELPYADGDFYAFEQLLSAKERDRLAEVRDFLAREVRPIAADCWNRGEFPMDLIPKLAEVDLVSPVRRQGHSNLFAGLVHAELTRADASIATFLGVHDGLFAGSIEALASREQQEEWLPDIYALKKIGAFGLTEPLGGSDVAGGTRTTARRDGDTWILNGAKRWIGNATFSDWVVIYAKDVADNQVKGFLVDTALPGFSATKIENKISLRTVQNADIVLEDVVVPDFFRLANANSFRDVNKVLKVTRLAVAWQAVGQQLAAFDVARSYAVEREQFGRPLASFQLIQNQLVQILGNAVSSMGMMVRLAQLEDDGLAKDEQSALAKAFTTERMRESVALGRSILGGNGIVTDYGMAKIFADAEAIYSYEGTAEINTLVTGRAITGISAIV; translated from the coding sequence ATGTCCACTCCTGCTGCAGACCCCCGTGAGCTTCCCTACGCGGACGGCGACTTCTACGCCTTCGAACAGCTCCTGTCCGCCAAGGAACGGGACCGCCTCGCCGAGGTCCGCGACTTCCTTGCCCGCGAAGTCCGGCCCATCGCCGCGGACTGCTGGAACAGGGGTGAGTTCCCCATGGACCTCATCCCCAAGCTCGCCGAGGTGGACCTCGTCAGCCCTGTCCGCCGCCAGGGTCACTCCAATCTCTTCGCCGGGCTGGTCCACGCCGAATTGACCCGCGCCGATGCCTCCATTGCCACCTTCCTGGGGGTCCACGACGGCCTCTTCGCGGGGTCCATCGAAGCGCTGGCATCCCGGGAACAGCAGGAGGAGTGGCTGCCGGACATTTATGCGCTGAAGAAGATCGGCGCTTTCGGCCTCACCGAACCGCTTGGCGGCAGCGACGTGGCTGGCGGGACCCGCACCACCGCCCGCCGGGACGGCGATACCTGGATCCTCAACGGCGCCAAGCGCTGGATCGGCAACGCCACCTTCTCTGACTGGGTGGTCATTTACGCCAAGGACGTTGCAGACAACCAGGTCAAGGGCTTCCTCGTGGATACTGCCCTGCCCGGTTTCAGTGCCACCAAGATCGAAAACAAGATCTCCCTCCGTACGGTGCAGAACGCCGACATCGTCCTTGAGGATGTCGTAGTGCCGGACTTCTTCAGGCTCGCCAACGCGAACAGCTTCCGGGACGTCAACAAGGTCCTGAAGGTAACGCGGCTGGCCGTGGCGTGGCAGGCTGTGGGCCAGCAGCTTGCGGCCTTCGACGTCGCCCGGAGCTATGCCGTGGAGCGCGAGCAGTTCGGCCGGCCGCTGGCATCCTTCCAGCTCATCCAGAACCAGCTGGTGCAGATCCTTGGCAACGCCGTCAGCTCCATGGGGATGATGGTGCGGCTCGCCCAGCTCGAAGATGACGGACTGGCCAAGGATGAGCAGTCTGCCCTGGCCAAGGCCTTCACCACCGAACGGATGCGCGAGAGCGTGGCCCTGGGGCGGAGCATCCTTGGCGGCAATGGCATTGTCACGGACTACGGGATGGCGAAGATCTTCGCCGACGCTGAGGCCATTTACTCCTACGAAGGCACGGCCGAGATTAACACGCTGGTCACCGGGCGCGCCATCACCGGTATCTCGGCCATCGTCTAG
- the pyrH gene encoding UMP kinase: MEAVNTVMQPEKSRRRVLLKLSGEVFGGGKLGVDPETVRNVAKQIAAAVPDVEVAIVVGGGNFFRGAELSQSGMDRSRADYMGMLGTVMNCLALQDFLEQAGVETRVQSAITMGQVAEAYIPRRAIRHMEKGRVVIFGAGAGLPYFSTDTVAAQRALEVHADVVLMAKSGVDAVYTADPKKDPTAERLETLSYDDALRRDIRVMDQTAMTMCKDNDLSMVVFGMEGEGNVTRAIRGEKLGTLVTT; encoded by the coding sequence ATGGAAGCCGTCAATACTGTAATGCAGCCAGAGAAGAGCCGGCGGCGGGTGCTCCTGAAGCTCTCCGGCGAGGTCTTCGGCGGCGGGAAACTGGGTGTCGATCCCGAGACCGTCCGCAACGTCGCCAAGCAGATTGCCGCGGCCGTCCCGGACGTTGAAGTGGCCATCGTGGTAGGCGGCGGCAACTTCTTCCGCGGCGCCGAACTGTCCCAGAGCGGCATGGACCGCTCGCGGGCGGACTACATGGGCATGCTCGGCACCGTCATGAACTGCCTCGCCCTGCAGGATTTCCTGGAGCAGGCGGGCGTGGAGACGCGCGTGCAGAGCGCCATCACCATGGGACAGGTTGCAGAGGCCTACATCCCGCGCCGCGCCATCCGCCACATGGAAAAGGGCCGAGTAGTCATCTTCGGTGCCGGTGCCGGCCTGCCGTACTTCTCCACGGACACCGTGGCCGCCCAGCGTGCCCTTGAAGTCCATGCTGATGTTGTCCTCATGGCCAAGAGCGGCGTTGACGCCGTCTACACCGCGGACCCCAAGAAGGATCCCACCGCCGAGCGGCTGGAGACCCTGAGCTACGACGACGCGCTGCGGCGCGACATCCGGGTCATGGACCAGACAGCCATGACCATGTGCAAGGACAACGACCTGTCCATGGTGGTGTTCGGCATGGAAGGCGAAGGCAACGTCACCCGCGCCATCCGGGGCGAGAAGCTGGGCACCCTGGTCACCACCTAG
- a CDS encoding M23 family metallopeptidase — MKPPVLLAALLLLPASVSSIPQPLPYSPRGPGPAPATLQALPTAAEDAGASVARPSWDWPLAPRPAVLRGFDPPPKPWLSGHRGVDLEAAGPAVDVVSPAAGTVSFVGVVVDRPVITIDHGTGLRSSFEPVVSPLAVGSAVAQGQVIGTTLPGHCPAAGCLHWGVRQGEDYVDPLQFVLDLRPSVLLPLHGSP; from the coding sequence ATGAAACCACCGGTACTGCTTGCCGCGCTGCTGCTGCTTCCTGCGTCGGTCTCATCCATCCCGCAGCCGCTGCCGTACAGTCCGCGGGGGCCGGGCCCTGCGCCGGCAACGCTCCAGGCGCTTCCGACGGCGGCAGAAGACGCGGGTGCCTCCGTTGCCCGCCCGTCGTGGGACTGGCCGCTGGCCCCCCGCCCTGCGGTCCTGCGCGGCTTTGACCCGCCGCCCAAACCGTGGCTCAGCGGCCACCGGGGAGTGGACCTGGAGGCGGCAGGTCCGGCGGTGGACGTAGTGTCGCCGGCGGCCGGAACCGTCAGCTTCGTGGGTGTGGTGGTAGACCGGCCGGTGATCACCATAGATCACGGCACGGGACTGCGGAGCAGCTTTGAGCCCGTGGTCAGCCCCCTGGCGGTTGGCAGTGCCGTGGCGCAGGGGCAGGTCATCGGCACCACACTGCCCGGCCACTGCCCGGCCGCCGGCTGCCTCCACTGGGGCGTCAGGCAGGGCGAGGACTACGTCGATCCCCTGCAGTTCGTCCTGGACCTGAGACCGTCAGTCCTGCTGCCGCTGCACGGATCGCCCTAG
- a CDS encoding sodium/solute symporter, with protein sequence MNPGVAAAAVAVVSVATAVIGFYGLRISRTTGDFFVASRTVRPWWNASAIGGEYLSAASFLGVAGLLLLSGTDALWFPVGYTAGYLMLLLFVAAPLRRSGAYTIPDFTEARLDSRAVRKVTSLVVVLVGWLYIVPQLHGAALTIRITTGLPSWVGSLAVVVVVCLTVVAGGMRSITFVQAFQYWLKLTALAVPILFIVFMLAGTGTPALAPPSENPTGLAPAGWYNNVSLLVALLFGTLGLPHVLVRFYTNPDGQSARRTTLIVLGLLSVFYLFPTAYGLVGRMFAPDLARSGQPDAMVLLLPRELIGGPAGDLLSALVVAGAFAAFLSTTSGLVVSLAGVISQDVLGAGVGGFRLAAVVSAVVPLGFALMTGSLALAGSVGLVFAFTASTVCPVLLLGIWWRGLTDAGAIAGMVTGGVLCGGAMIAGSLAGAANTPAWLAQPAAWSVPTAFAVMVLVSRATAGRVPKTLVRVMTRLHTPERPLATGR encoded by the coding sequence GTGAATCCGGGGGTTGCCGCCGCTGCCGTCGCCGTGGTGTCGGTGGCCACCGCTGTCATCGGGTTCTATGGACTCCGTATCTCGCGGACCACCGGCGATTTCTTCGTGGCGTCACGGACCGTCCGGCCGTGGTGGAATGCGTCCGCGATCGGCGGCGAGTACCTGTCGGCGGCCAGCTTCCTGGGCGTCGCCGGCCTGCTGCTGCTCTCCGGAACGGACGCCTTGTGGTTCCCTGTGGGATATACCGCCGGATACCTGATGCTGCTGCTTTTCGTCGCTGCACCCCTTCGGCGTTCCGGGGCGTACACCATTCCGGACTTCACCGAGGCCAGGCTGGACTCCCGGGCGGTCCGCAAGGTCACCAGCCTTGTGGTGGTGCTGGTGGGCTGGCTGTACATTGTTCCGCAGCTGCACGGGGCAGCCCTGACCATCCGGATCACCACCGGGCTGCCGTCCTGGGTGGGGTCGCTGGCGGTGGTGGTGGTTGTCTGCCTGACGGTGGTTGCGGGCGGCATGCGGTCCATAACGTTCGTCCAGGCGTTCCAGTACTGGCTGAAGCTGACCGCCCTGGCGGTACCCATCCTCTTCATCGTCTTCATGCTGGCCGGTACCGGAACGCCGGCGCTGGCACCGCCGTCCGAAAACCCCACCGGACTTGCCCCCGCGGGTTGGTACAACAACGTTTCACTGCTCGTGGCGCTGCTGTTCGGGACCCTTGGCCTGCCGCACGTCCTGGTCAGGTTCTATACCAACCCGGACGGGCAGTCCGCGCGGCGGACCACGCTGATCGTGCTGGGGCTGCTGTCCGTGTTCTACCTGTTCCCCACCGCCTACGGTCTGGTGGGCCGCATGTTCGCGCCGGACCTTGCCCGTTCGGGCCAGCCTGACGCCATGGTCCTGCTGCTGCCCCGTGAACTCATCGGCGGCCCCGCCGGAGACCTGCTCTCGGCGCTGGTGGTGGCCGGCGCGTTCGCAGCGTTCCTGTCCACAACGTCCGGGCTGGTAGTGTCCCTGGCCGGCGTCATCAGCCAGGACGTCCTGGGCGCCGGGGTGGGCGGTTTCCGCCTCGCAGCGGTGGTATCCGCCGTCGTGCCGCTTGGCTTCGCCCTGATGACGGGTTCTTTGGCGCTGGCCGGAAGCGTGGGGCTGGTGTTCGCCTTCACAGCCTCAACGGTCTGCCCGGTCCTCCTGCTGGGCATCTGGTGGCGGGGCCTGACCGACGCCGGAGCCATCGCCGGCATGGTGACCGGCGGGGTGCTGTGCGGCGGCGCCATGATCGCCGGCTCGCTGGCGGGGGCTGCGAACACGCCGGCGTGGCTCGCCCAGCCCGCGGCGTGGTCCGTCCCCACGGCATTCGCCGTCATGGTGCTGGTGTCCCGGGCAACGGCAGGCCGGGTGCCCAAGACGCTGGTCCGCGTCATGACCAGGCTGCACACCCCGGAAAGGCCGCTGGCAACCGGACGCTGA
- the frr gene encoding ribosome recycling factor: MIEETLLEAEEKMDKAVEVAKEDFASIRTGRANPGLYNRVLVDYYGSPTPLQQLASFAIPDARTILITPFDKTALRDIERALSDSEVGANPSNDGNVIRITIPELTKERRKEYVKIVKTKGEDAKVSIRNIRRKAKEALDRLVKDGEAGEDEGTRAEKELDGLTKAHVDGIDELLKRKEAELLEV; this comes from the coding sequence GTGATCGAAGAAACCTTGCTCGAAGCCGAAGAAAAGATGGACAAGGCCGTAGAGGTTGCCAAGGAAGACTTCGCTTCCATCCGCACCGGCCGCGCCAACCCCGGCCTGTACAACAGGGTCCTGGTGGACTACTACGGCTCGCCCACGCCCCTGCAGCAGCTCGCCTCGTTCGCCATCCCTGACGCCCGCACCATCCTGATCACCCCGTTCGACAAGACCGCATTGCGGGACATCGAACGGGCCCTGAGCGATTCCGAGGTGGGGGCCAACCCCTCCAACGACGGAAACGTCATCCGGATCACTATCCCGGAACTGACCAAGGAACGCCGCAAGGAATACGTCAAGATCGTCAAGACCAAGGGCGAGGATGCCAAGGTGTCCATCCGCAATATCCGCCGCAAGGCCAAGGAAGCCCTGGACCGCCTGGTCAAGGACGGCGAAGCCGGCGAAGACGAGGGCACCCGGGCTGAAAAGGAGCTGGACGGCCTGACCAAGGCCCACGTGGACGGCATCGATGAGCTGCTCAAGCGCAAGGAAGCAGAGCTGCTCGAAGTCTGA
- a CDS encoding DivIVA domain-containing protein — protein MALDIHRQIPASFERVQRSEYGYNAKQVDQFLQRARVSLESPHDAAEPINSSDVRAVSFDPVKGGYSAAVVDAALDRLEDAFARRERDELIAASGEEAWLREIGKLSGILRGRLHRHDGERFRRPAKNKARSYNTADVDRLCHELVAYLEHDKPLSVDSVRRAVFRPETGRDGYEEAQVDAFLDRVIELMAAID, from the coding sequence GTGGCATTGGATATTCATCGGCAGATCCCTGCGTCGTTTGAGCGCGTGCAGCGCAGTGAATACGGGTACAACGCCAAGCAGGTGGACCAGTTCCTCCAGCGGGCACGGGTGTCGCTGGAGTCACCCCACGACGCCGCGGAGCCCATCAACAGCTCAGACGTCCGGGCCGTGTCCTTCGATCCGGTCAAGGGCGGCTACTCCGCGGCCGTGGTGGACGCGGCCCTGGACCGGCTGGAAGATGCCTTCGCCCGCAGGGAACGCGACGAACTGATTGCGGCCAGCGGCGAGGAAGCCTGGCTGCGCGAAATCGGCAAGCTCTCGGGAATCCTCCGCGGACGCCTCCACCGCCACGACGGGGAACGTTTCCGGCGGCCCGCCAAGAATAAGGCCCGCAGCTACAACACCGCCGATGTGGACCGGCTCTGCCACGAACTCGTGGCATACCTGGAACACGACAAGCCGCTCAGCGTGGACAGCGTCCGCCGCGCCGTGTTCCGTCCGGAGACCGGACGCGACGGCTATGAAGAGGCCCAAGTGGACGCCTTCCTGGACCGCGTCATCGAGCTGATGGCCGCCATCGATTGA
- the tsf gene encoding translation elongation factor Ts: MANYTAADIKALRERTGAGMMDVKKALDEANGDAEKAIEIIRIKGLKGATKREGRSTAEGLVAAKVSNGVGVMIEVNCETDFVAKADKFIQLADKVLAVAVESGAADLETLLATDVDGKPLSEVVIEEGAVLGEKVVVRRISRIEGATVDAYLHKTSKDLPAQVGVLFAVDGESEAAATAAHDVAVHIAAMAPNYLTREDVPSDLVESERRIAEETAKAEGKPEAALTKIVEGRVTGFYKGEVLVDQAFAKDAKKSVAQILEEAGVKGTAFARFRVGS, from the coding sequence ATGGCGAACTACACTGCCGCTGACATCAAGGCCCTGCGCGAGCGCACCGGCGCCGGCATGATGGACGTCAAGAAGGCTCTTGACGAAGCCAACGGTGACGCCGAAAAGGCCATCGAAATCATCCGCATCAAGGGCCTCAAGGGCGCCACCAAGCGCGAAGGCCGCTCCACCGCCGAAGGCCTCGTTGCTGCCAAGGTCAGCAACGGCGTTGGCGTCATGATCGAGGTCAACTGCGAGACCGACTTCGTTGCCAAGGCTGACAAGTTCATCCAGCTGGCCGACAAAGTCCTGGCCGTCGCCGTTGAGTCCGGCGCCGCCGATCTCGAAACCCTCCTCGCCACCGATGTCGACGGCAAGCCGCTGTCCGAGGTCGTCATCGAAGAAGGCGCTGTCCTGGGCGAAAAGGTCGTCGTCCGCCGCATTTCCCGCATCGAGGGTGCAACGGTTGACGCCTACCTGCACAAGACCTCGAAGGACCTCCCGGCCCAGGTCGGCGTCCTGTTCGCTGTCGACGGTGAAAGCGAAGCCGCTGCCACCGCCGCCCACGACGTCGCCGTCCACATCGCCGCCATGGCCCCGAACTACCTGACCCGCGAGGACGTTCCGTCCGACCTGGTCGAGTCCGAGCGCCGCATCGCCGAAGAGACCGCAAAGGCCGAGGGCAAGCCCGAAGCCGCCCTCACCAAGATCGTGGAAGGCCGTGTGACGGGCTTCTACAAGGGTGAGGTGCTGGTTGACCAGGCCTTCGCCAAGGACGCCAAGAAGTCCGTGGCACAGATCCTCGAAGAGGCCGGTGTCAAGGGAACCGCGTTCGCGCGTTTCCGCGTCGGCTCCTAG